The Comamonas sp. GB3 AK4-5 genome includes a region encoding these proteins:
- a CDS encoding copper-binding protein translates to MPNSFTTFIAALGLSAVLAAPALAQEHGHAGHGAPAAAPAAGAVMTAGEITRVDARSGKLTIRHETIANLDMPPMTMVFNLQDPQSATGLQPGARVRFHAEEQGGALVITRIEPAN, encoded by the coding sequence ATGCCCAACTCCTTCACAACCTTTATCGCTGCCCTGGGCCTGAGCGCTGTGCTGGCCGCACCTGCCCTGGCCCAGGAGCACGGCCATGCCGGCCATGGCGCGCCTGCCGCAGCACCTGCTGCCGGCGCCGTGATGACCGCCGGCGAAATCACCCGCGTGGACGCCCGCAGCGGCAAGCTCACCATCCGCCACGAGACCATCGCCAACCTGGACATGCCCCCCATGACCATGGTCTTCAACCTGCAAGACCCGCAGTCTGCGACCGGACTCCAGCCCGGCGCCCGCGTGCGCTTTCATGCCGAGGAGCAAGGTGGTGCCCTGGTCATCACCCGCATTGAGCCCGCCAACTGA
- a CDS encoding P1 family peptidase — MTTSPLPAPASVHDLLAHNGHIARVQGITVGHHSDARRPTGCSVVLCPQGAVGGVDVRGAAPGTRETDLLDPSHLVQQVHGITLAGGSAWGLDAATGCVRWLEEQGAGLDIGVGRIPLVPAAVLFDVMLGDMRIRPDAAAGYKACQAASRERPLEGSVGAGAGAVVGKIFGAARAMKGGIGTASFTVDGVTVGALVACNALGDVYHPYTGQLLAGARTADGQQLLCSRDALLRGEEPRPILAGSNTTIGVVATDAQITKPQAQRLATVAHDGLARAINPVHTMSDGDTLFALGTGQAGKTLGLMTLFTLAAEAVAVATARAILLAQSVEVVGQERLPSWSDWQR, encoded by the coding sequence ATGACCACCAGCCCTCTGCCTGCTCCCGCCTCCGTCCATGACCTGCTGGCCCACAACGGCCATATCGCCCGCGTGCAAGGCATCACCGTGGGCCACCACAGCGATGCGCGCCGCCCCACCGGCTGCTCCGTGGTGCTGTGCCCGCAAGGCGCCGTGGGTGGTGTCGATGTGCGCGGTGCCGCGCCCGGCACGCGCGAGACCGATTTGCTGGACCCCAGCCACCTGGTGCAGCAGGTGCATGGCATCACCCTGGCCGGCGGAAGTGCCTGGGGGCTGGACGCGGCCACCGGCTGCGTGCGCTGGCTGGAAGAGCAAGGCGCCGGCCTGGACATTGGCGTGGGCCGCATCCCGCTGGTACCCGCCGCCGTGCTGTTTGATGTGATGCTGGGCGATATGCGCATCCGGCCCGATGCCGCTGCCGGCTACAAAGCCTGCCAGGCCGCCAGCCGCGAACGCCCGTTGGAGGGCAGCGTAGGCGCCGGCGCAGGGGCCGTGGTGGGCAAAATTTTTGGCGCCGCCCGGGCCATGAAGGGCGGCATTGGCACGGCCAGCTTCACCGTGGATGGCGTCACCGTGGGCGCCCTGGTGGCCTGCAATGCCCTGGGCGATGTCTACCACCCCTACACCGGCCAGTTGCTGGCTGGCGCACGCACGGCCGATGGACAGCAGCTGCTGTGCAGCCGCGATGCGCTCTTGCGCGGTGAAGAGCCCCGGCCCATTCTGGCCGGCAGCAACACCACCATCGGCGTGGTGGCCACCGACGCCCAAATCACCAAGCCCCAGGCCCAGCGCCTGGCCACCGTGGCCCACGACGGTCTGGCGCGCGCCATCAACCCGGTACACACCATGAGCGACGGCGACACGCTGTTCGCCCTGGGCACGGGCCAGGCCGGCAAGACCTTGGGCCTGATGACCCTCTTCACCCTGGCCGCCGAGG
- a CDS encoding TolC family protein, with amino-acid sequence MASTLTRTTTRLSPLLAALVLAGCASVAPDGLRSAVGEHTEGRLPSQATLADPSPTARAQAQQQIAAWLQQPVDADNAVRIALLNSPALEAQMAALGMQDAQRVQALTLPNPTLTLGRFVNGHEREIERQLSFGLVSLITLPWRARWQGWQMEQATLTAAQQVLLHAADTRRAWLRAVAAQQSLQTAQTMHEAAAAGGELARRMARVGNFSKLEQAQELRVQQEAAAHLARTRLNAALEREQLARLMGLWGPQAGFALPAALPPLPQAEALRGGEDAEATALRERLDLRALRRDLDTTAERHGFARVGAIFGDIGASYSRNTATERGTRHDDVTRGWELDIPLPIFDWGGAASGAARANLQRSAAQLRDTALRARSEARSHWQRYRTAYDLAQQQRSEVLPLAQFMQDEAVYRYNGMFISTWQLLAQARATAQAVATATEAQRDFWLAEVDLQLALTSTSPGATPTLATSAAPATTEQGH; translated from the coding sequence ATGGCCTCCACCCTGACCCGCACCACCACCCGCCTCTCACCGCTGTTGGCCGCCCTGGTACTGGCCGGCTGCGCCAGCGTCGCACCGGACGGCCTGCGCAGCGCGGTGGGCGAGCACACCGAAGGCCGTTTGCCCAGCCAAGCGACCTTGGCCGACCCCTCACCCACGGCCCGCGCCCAGGCACAGCAGCAAATCGCCGCCTGGCTGCAGCAGCCGGTGGATGCCGACAACGCCGTGCGCATCGCCCTGCTCAACAGCCCGGCACTGGAAGCGCAAATGGCCGCACTGGGCATGCAAGATGCCCAGCGCGTGCAGGCGCTGACCCTGCCCAATCCCACGCTGACACTGGGCCGCTTCGTCAACGGCCATGAGCGTGAGATCGAGCGCCAGCTCAGCTTTGGCCTGGTCAGCCTCATCACCCTGCCCTGGCGTGCACGCTGGCAAGGCTGGCAAATGGAACAGGCCACGCTCACCGCCGCCCAGCAAGTGCTGCTGCATGCGGCCGACACGCGCCGCGCCTGGCTGCGTGCCGTGGCCGCCCAGCAAAGCCTGCAAACCGCCCAGACCATGCACGAGGCTGCTGCGGCCGGGGGCGAGCTGGCCCGGCGCATGGCGCGCGTGGGCAATTTCAGCAAGCTGGAGCAGGCCCAGGAACTGCGCGTACAGCAAGAAGCCGCGGCCCACCTGGCCCGCACCCGGCTGAATGCCGCACTGGAGCGCGAGCAACTCGCCAGGCTCATGGGCCTGTGGGGCCCGCAGGCCGGCTTTGCCCTGCCCGCCGCATTACCGCCCCTGCCCCAAGCCGAGGCCTTGCGCGGCGGTGAGGACGCCGAAGCCACCGCCCTGCGCGAGCGCCTGGACCTGCGCGCCCTGCGGCGCGACCTGGACACCACGGCCGAGCGCCATGGTTTTGCCCGCGTGGGCGCCATCTTTGGCGACATCGGTGCCAGCTACAGCCGCAACACGGCCACCGAGCGGGGCACCCGCCACGATGACGTCACCCGCGGCTGGGAGCTGGACATTCCCCTGCCGATTTTCGACTGGGGCGGTGCCGCCAGCGGCGCGGCACGCGCCAATCTGCAGCGCAGCGCGGCCCAGCTGCGCGATACCGCCTTGCGCGCGCGCAGCGAAGCCCGCAGCCACTGGCAACGCTACCGCACGGCCTACGACCTGGCGCAGCAGCAGCGCAGCGAGGTCCTGCCCCTGGCCCAGTTCATGCAGGACGAGGCGGTCTACCGCTACAACGGCATGTTCATCAGCACCTGGCAGTTGCTGGCCCAGGCCCGCGCCACCGCACAAGCCGTGGCCACGGCCACCGAGGCGCAGCGCGACTTCTGGCTGGCCGAGGTGGATTTGCAGCTGGCACTGACCAGCACCTCGCCCGGCGCCACGCCCACCCTCGCCACCTCCGCCGCCCCCGCGACCACCGAACAAGGCCATTGA
- a CDS encoding multicopper oxidase family protein, translated as MQRRTFFTGAAAAVAATSVSRVAMAALPEPISQASADTAAPLLPPNGRPYHPVVTLNGWTTPWRMNAGVKEFHLVAEPVVREVAPGFFVNMWGYNGQSPGPTIEVVEGDRVRIFVTNRLPENTTIHWHGQRLPNGMDGVGGLNQPHIPPGKTYVYEFQARRPGTFMYHPHSDEMVQMAMGMMGLWITHPKGKHPLIADVQRDYAFLLSAYDVEPGAMTPRVNEMTDFNIWTFNSRAFPAITPLVARQNDRVRIRVGNLSMTNHPIHIHGHEFEVTGTDGGPTPKGSRWPEVTADVAVGQMRQVELIADEPGDWAFHCHKSHHTMGAMGHDVPTMIGIDHSGLVGKIQKIVPDYMLMGERGMGDMGAMQMPLPENTFPMMAGKGPFGAIEMGGMFTSFKVRQNLGAHDYRDPGWYQPPKGTTAYEWQGAPLASQAPRQTAPGKAPGAPSVRKPHTDAADHAHH; from the coding sequence ATGCAACGCCGTACTTTCTTTACCGGCGCGGCCGCTGCCGTGGCCGCCACCTCCGTCAGCCGCGTCGCCATGGCCGCTCTGCCGGAGCCCATCTCCCAGGCCAGTGCCGACACTGCTGCACCGCTGCTACCACCCAATGGCCGGCCCTACCACCCCGTGGTCACGCTCAATGGCTGGACCACACCCTGGCGCATGAACGCCGGCGTCAAGGAGTTCCACCTGGTGGCCGAGCCCGTGGTGCGCGAAGTAGCCCCCGGCTTCTTCGTCAACATGTGGGGCTACAACGGCCAGTCACCGGGGCCCACCATCGAGGTGGTCGAGGGCGACCGGGTGCGCATCTTTGTCACCAACCGCCTGCCCGAGAACACCACCATCCACTGGCATGGCCAGCGTCTGCCCAATGGCATGGACGGTGTGGGCGGGCTGAACCAGCCGCATATCCCGCCCGGGAAAACCTATGTCTATGAATTCCAGGCGCGCCGCCCCGGCACCTTTATGTACCACCCGCATTCGGACGAGATGGTGCAGATGGCCATGGGCATGATGGGGCTGTGGATCACCCACCCCAAGGGCAAACATCCGCTGATTGCCGATGTCCAGCGCGACTACGCCTTTCTGCTCAGCGCCTACGACGTGGAGCCGGGTGCCATGACGCCGCGTGTGAATGAGATGACGGATTTCAACATCTGGACCTTCAACAGCCGCGCCTTTCCCGCCATCACGCCCCTGGTGGCGCGCCAGAACGACCGCGTGCGCATCCGTGTGGGCAACCTCTCCATGACCAACCACCCCATCCACATCCACGGCCATGAGTTCGAGGTCACGGGCACCGATGGCGGCCCCACGCCTAAGGGCTCGCGCTGGCCCGAGGTCACGGCCGATGTGGCCGTGGGCCAGATGCGGCAGGTGGAACTCATCGCCGACGAGCCCGGTGACTGGGCATTCCACTGCCACAAAAGCCACCACACCATGGGCGCCATGGGCCATGACGTGCCCACCATGATTGGCATCGACCACAGCGGCCTGGTGGGCAAGATCCAAAAAATCGTGCCCGACTACATGCTGATGGGCGAGCGCGGCATGGGCGATATGGGCGCCATGCAAATGCCGCTGCCCGAGAACACCTTCCCCATGATGGCGGGCAAAGGCCCCTTCGGAGCCATCGAAATGGGCGGCATGTTCACCAGCTTCAAGGTGCGCCAAAACCTGGGCGCCCATGACTACCGCGACCCGGGCTGGTACCAGCCCCCCAAGGGCACGACCGCCTATGAATGGCAAGGTGCACCGCTGGCATCCCAAGCCCCGCGCCAGACCGCACCCGGCAAGGCCCCCGGCGCACCCAGCGTGCGCAAACCCCATACAGATGCCGCTGACCATGCGCACCACTGA
- a CDS encoding MetQ/NlpA family ABC transporter substrate-binding protein encodes MNARIFSRRHAVLAASALALSAALGAAPALAQNAAKKNLLIGATAGSNYDLLQKGIVPLLQKKGYQIKLVEFNDYVQPNLALSDGSLDANFFQHRAYFDQFTADRKLALTAIAQGPVAPMGVYSKKHKTLANVKTGAKVALPNDPSNLARALLVLQQAGLVQIKPGVNPARISELDLAANPHKLKFLPLEAAQLPRVLEDADYVVVNGNFAISSGLKLSEAVALEKTPDQYLNVVAVKTGNENTEWAKDLAAAYRSPEFKAVVDSQFVGYAKPATLR; translated from the coding sequence ATGAACGCACGCATTTTCTCTCGCCGCCACGCCGTGCTGGCGGCTTCGGCCCTGGCCTTGTCGGCTGCCCTGGGCGCTGCCCCGGCCCTGGCGCAAAACGCCGCCAAGAAAAACCTGTTGATCGGTGCCACCGCGGGCTCCAACTACGACCTGCTGCAAAAAGGCATTGTTCCGCTGCTGCAGAAAAAGGGCTACCAGATCAAGCTGGTGGAGTTCAACGACTATGTCCAGCCCAATCTGGCCTTGTCTGACGGCTCGCTGGATGCCAACTTCTTCCAGCACCGCGCCTACTTTGACCAGTTCACCGCCGACCGCAAGCTGGCGCTGACCGCCATCGCCCAGGGCCCTGTGGCGCCTATGGGTGTCTACAGCAAAAAGCACAAAACCTTGGCCAATGTGAAGACCGGCGCCAAGGTGGCCCTGCCCAATGACCCCAGCAATCTGGCACGCGCGCTGCTGGTGTTGCAGCAAGCCGGCCTGGTGCAGATCAAGCCCGGCGTGAACCCGGCACGCATTTCCGAGCTGGACCTGGCGGCCAATCCGCACAAGCTCAAATTCCTGCCGCTGGAGGCTGCCCAGCTGCCGCGAGTGCTGGAAGACGCCGATTACGTGGTGGTGAACGGCAACTTCGCCATCTCCTCCGGCTTGAAGTTGAGCGAAGCCGTGGCGCTGGAAAAAACCCCCGACCAGTACCTGAATGTGGTGGCGGTGAAGACCGGCAACGAAAACACCGAATGGGCCAAGGACCTGGCCGCTGCCTACCGCTCGCCCGAGTTCAAGGCCGTGGTGGACAGCCAGTTTGTGGGCTACGCCAAGCCGGCCACGCTGCGCTGA
- a CDS encoding porin, producing MKKTFIACGAALACLSAAHAQSNVQVTGLADAYVGSMKLAGQERTNQVGSGGMTTSWWGVQGTEDLGSGLKVGFNLGAFFRLDEGTPGRFNGDTFFARDANVWLGGNFGTVRLGRSMAPNFLPTILFNPFGDSFTVSPLVLHGNTPWPSFAQDYRTTAADTGWSNQITYTTPKFGGLTANVHYQFGEKAEANSKKNVAANLLYQQGALGLTAFIERAQVNNPSLALLPYTKQNWMLGGSYDLSVAKLFATYGQSKNRNSDTYEGKTFSLGVDVPVTKAGSIKAAFAQTKVEARAVNGGPLVFDGKRSTTSIGYDHNLSKRTDVYGVVMNDRVTGLKSGTSVIAGIRHRF from the coding sequence ATGAAAAAAACATTCATCGCCTGCGGCGCCGCTTTGGCCTGCCTGAGCGCCGCCCACGCACAAAGCAATGTCCAGGTCACCGGTCTGGCAGATGCCTATGTCGGCTCCATGAAGCTGGCGGGTCAGGAACGCACCAACCAGGTGGGTTCGGGCGGCATGACCACCTCCTGGTGGGGCGTGCAAGGCACGGAAGACCTGGGCAGCGGCCTGAAGGTCGGTTTCAACCTGGGCGCTTTCTTCCGCCTGGATGAAGGCACGCCCGGTCGCTTCAATGGCGACACCTTCTTTGCCCGCGACGCCAATGTCTGGCTGGGTGGCAATTTCGGTACGGTGCGCCTGGGCCGCTCTATGGCCCCCAACTTCCTGCCCACCATCTTGTTCAACCCCTTTGGCGACTCCTTCACCGTCTCGCCCCTGGTGCTGCATGGCAACACGCCCTGGCCTTCCTTCGCCCAGGACTACCGCACCACGGCCGCTGACACGGGCTGGAGCAACCAGATCACCTACACCACGCCCAAGTTCGGCGGTCTGACGGCCAATGTGCACTACCAGTTCGGCGAGAAGGCCGAGGCCAACAGCAAGAAGAACGTGGCTGCCAACCTGCTGTACCAGCAAGGTGCTCTGGGCCTGACCGCCTTCATCGAGCGTGCCCAGGTGAACAACCCCAGCCTGGCCCTGCTGCCCTACACCAAGCAGAACTGGATGCTGGGCGGCAGCTACGACCTGAGCGTGGCCAAGCTGTTTGCCACCTACGGCCAGTCCAAGAACCGCAACAGCGACACTTACGAAGGCAAGACCTTCTCCCTGGGCGTGGATGTGCCCGTGACCAAGGCTGGCTCCATCAAGGCCGCTTTTGCCCAGACCAAGGTGGAAGCCCGTGCCGTGAACGGCGGCCCGCTGGTGTTTGACGGCAAGCGCTCGACCACCTCCATCGGCTACGACCACAATCTGTCCAAGCGCACCGATGTGTACGGCGTCGTCATGAATGACCGCGTCACCGGCCTGAAGTCGGGCACCAGCGTGATTGCTGGCATTCGCCACCGCTTCTAA
- a CDS encoding DUF411 domain-containing protein, with product MHTTTATSNRRHALGLIAAAAALAGLPALAQSAKVSMEVWKDPNCGCCQDWIDIMEKAGFAITVHNTGNTAVRAKLGLPQNLGSCHTALVGGYVVEGHVPAADVRKLLQEKPKALGITVPGMPVGSPGMDGPEYGGRKDPYDVLLVTKNLMNANVGTRVFTSYRR from the coding sequence ATGCACACCACCACCGCCACGAGCAACCGCCGCCATGCGCTGGGACTGATCGCGGCCGCGGCCGCGCTGGCCGGTCTACCCGCACTGGCCCAGTCCGCCAAAGTCTCCATGGAAGTCTGGAAAGACCCGAACTGCGGCTGCTGCCAGGACTGGATAGACATCATGGAAAAGGCCGGCTTTGCCATCACCGTGCACAACACCGGCAACACCGCCGTGCGCGCCAAGCTGGGCCTGCCGCAAAACCTGGGTTCCTGCCACACCGCCCTGGTCGGTGGCTATGTGGTCGAAGGCCATGTGCCAGCCGCCGATGTGCGCAAGCTGCTCCAGGAAAAACCCAAGGCCTTGGGGATCACCGTGCCCGGCATGCCCGTGGGCAGCCCCGGCATGGACGGCCCCGAATACGGTGGCCGCAAAGACCCCTATGACGTGTTGCTGGTCACCAAGAATCTGATGAATGCCAATGTCGGCACCCGCGTGTTCACCAGCTATCGCCGCTAA
- a CDS encoding leucine-rich repeat-containing protein kinase family protein, which yields MWTVSEFHRQLEQGVLAGAREIKLVGTLTEFPRALYQLADSLEVLDLSGTGLSSLPDDFARLHRLRVLFASHNRFTALPPMLGQLPELEMLGFKACCIHSVSPESLPPRLRWLILTDNQITSLPPALGERPRLQKLMLACNQLQVLPDSLAQCGRLELLRLAGNRLQALPPPILQLPRLTWLALAGNPFTQKSEQQVLSSTAKTSILGSDLQMHELLGRGASGHVYRATRHSNGQTLALKVFQQAHTSDGAPESELAAGLAAGQHPQLLTPLATVVPPPQGELAIALPLLPAAMRPLAGPPSLRSCTRDVYAPELQLSPAMAQHILAQVTAAVRHLHLHGVLHGDLYAHNILWDPISGSALLGDFGAATLLSDLPATQARGLMQLERRALDILRDELYAAAR from the coding sequence ATGTGGACTGTTTCTGAGTTTCATCGCCAGCTGGAGCAAGGCGTGCTGGCTGGCGCGCGCGAGATCAAGCTGGTGGGCACGCTGACCGAATTCCCCCGCGCCCTATACCAATTGGCCGATTCGCTGGAGGTGCTGGACCTGTCCGGCACCGGCCTGTCCAGCCTGCCCGATGACTTTGCCCGCCTGCACCGCCTGCGCGTGCTGTTTGCCTCGCACAACCGCTTCACGGCCCTGCCGCCCATGCTGGGCCAGCTGCCCGAGCTGGAGATGCTGGGCTTCAAGGCCTGCTGCATCCACTCCGTTTCCCCCGAGAGCCTGCCACCGCGCCTGCGCTGGCTGATCCTGACCGACAACCAGATCACCAGCCTGCCCCCTGCCCTGGGAGAGCGCCCCCGGCTGCAAAAGCTGATGCTGGCCTGCAACCAGCTACAGGTCTTGCCCGACAGCCTGGCCCAATGCGGCCGGCTGGAGCTGCTGCGCCTGGCTGGCAACCGCCTGCAGGCCCTACCACCGCCCATATTGCAGCTGCCGCGCCTGACCTGGCTGGCGCTGGCGGGCAATCCATTCACACAAAAAAGTGAGCAGCAGGTGCTTTCCAGCACTGCGAAAACATCGATTCTCGGCAGTGATTTGCAGATGCACGAGCTGCTGGGCCGTGGGGCCAGCGGCCATGTCTACCGCGCCACCCGCCACAGCAATGGCCAGACCCTGGCGCTCAAGGTTTTTCAACAGGCCCACACCAGCGATGGCGCTCCCGAGTCCGAGCTGGCAGCAGGCCTGGCCGCCGGCCAGCACCCCCAGTTGCTGACACCTTTGGCCACGGTGGTTCCGCCCCCTCAAGGCGAGCTGGCCATTGCCCTGCCACTGCTGCCCGCCGCCATGCGGCCCCTGGCGGGCCCACCCAGCCTGCGCAGCTGCACACGCGATGTCTATGCGCCCGAGCTCCAGCTGTCACCCGCCATGGCCCAACATATCCTGGCCCAAGTCACCGCTGCCGTGCGCCATCTGCACCTGCACGGCGTGCTGCACGGCGACCTGTATGCCCACAATATTTTGTGGGACCCCATCAGTGGCAGCGCCCTGCTCGGCGACTTTGGTGCCGCCACGCTGCTGAGCGACCTGCCGGCCACCCAGGCCCGGGGCCTGATGCAGCTGGAGCGCCGCGCGCTGGACATTCTGCGCGACGAGCTCTACGCCGCAGCGCGCTAA
- a CDS encoding plastocyanin/azurin family copper-binding protein, whose translation MKTTKSIAICAIAASAAAVFPAAFAHGNAAHQSTGSVAKEQKAWGIAGDAKAGLRTITLAMTDDMRFTPSHFSVKQGETVRLRVVNQGQLMHEVVLGTQDSLKEHAQTMLKFPGMEHAEPFMAHVAPGRQEDLVWNFNRAGSFDFACLIPGHYQAGMAGRFTVTP comes from the coding sequence ATGAAAACTACCAAATCAATAGCTATCTGTGCAATTGCAGCAAGCGCTGCAGCCGTATTTCCTGCTGCATTCGCCCACGGCAACGCTGCCCACCAGAGCACAGGCTCTGTGGCCAAGGAGCAAAAAGCCTGGGGCATTGCCGGCGATGCCAAAGCCGGGCTGCGCACTATCACCCTGGCCATGACGGATGACATGCGCTTCACCCCCAGCCATTTCAGCGTCAAGCAGGGCGAAACCGTGCGCCTGCGCGTGGTCAACCAGGGCCAGCTCATGCACGAAGTGGTGCTGGGCACCCAGGACAGCCTGAAGGAACACGCCCAGACGATGCTGAAATTCCCCGGCATGGAGCATGCCGAACCCTTTATGGCCCATGTGGCGCCAGGCCGGCAAGAGGATCTGGTGTGGAACTTCAACCGTGCCGGCAGCTTTGACTTTGCCTGTCTGATTCCGGGCCACTACCAGGCCGGTATGGCGGGCCGCTTCACGGTCACGCCTTGA
- a CDS encoding MetQ/NlpA family ABC transporter substrate-binding protein — protein sequence MFPLSTTRRSILAAAVLAAASMGLSAPALAQDASKKQLVIGGTAGSNIDQLQSGIVPLLQKKGYKVKLVEFNDYVQPNLALADGSLDANFFQHEVYFNQFKTDRKLDLVALTQGPIAPMGVYSKQRKSLAELKEGDRVALPNDASNLARGILLLQQAGLVKLKEGVNPLRVSELDLASNPKKIKLVPLDAAHLPRALDDAQFAIINGNFAISSGLKLTEAVLLEKVPDHYLNIVAVKTKDKDAQWAKDLAEAYRSAEFKAVVDSKFAGYAKPKFLQ from the coding sequence ATGTTCCCCCTGTCCACCACCCGCCGTTCCATTCTGGCCGCTGCCGTACTGGCTGCCGCTTCCATGGGACTTTCTGCCCCTGCACTGGCCCAGGACGCCAGCAAAAAGCAGCTGGTGATCGGCGGCACGGCCGGCTCCAATATCGACCAGCTGCAGTCCGGCATCGTTCCTTTGCTGCAAAAAAAGGGCTACAAGGTCAAGCTGGTGGAGTTCAACGACTATGTGCAGCCGAACCTGGCGCTGGCCGATGGTTCGCTGGATGCCAACTTCTTCCAGCACGAGGTCTATTTCAACCAGTTCAAGACCGACCGCAAACTGGACCTGGTGGCGCTGACCCAGGGCCCCATCGCTCCCATGGGCGTGTACTCCAAGCAGCGCAAAAGCCTGGCCGAGCTGAAAGAGGGCGACCGCGTGGCCCTGCCCAATGACGCCAGCAACCTGGCGCGCGGCATCTTGCTGCTGCAGCAGGCCGGCCTGGTCAAGCTCAAGGAGGGCGTGAACCCGCTGCGCGTGTCCGAGCTGGATCTGGCCTCCAACCCCAAGAAGATCAAGCTGGTGCCGCTGGATGCCGCCCACCTGCCGCGCGCTCTGGATGATGCGCAGTTCGCCATCATCAATGGCAACTTCGCCATCTCCTCGGGCCTGAAGCTGACCGAGGCCGTGCTGCTGGAGAAGGTGCCTGACCACTATCTGAACATCGTGGCCGTGAAGACCAAGGACAAGGATGCGCAATGGGCCAAGGACCTGGCCGAGGCCTATCGCTCGGCCGAGTTCAAGGCCGTGGTGGACAGCAAGTTTGCCGGCTACGCCAAGCCCAAGTTCTTGCAGTAA